One Coprobacter fastidiosus genomic window, CCGTATATAATACAAACGGGCAATTACTGAAATCAACAAGGTTAAATTCCATAACGATAGGTCAAGAAGAAATTTTAAATTTATCAGGTTTCGTACCGGGAATATACATTATCCACATAAAAGGCAATAACATACAAAAAAGCCAAAGGATAATCCGATAATATTAGAGCCTGTCAAAAGATAAAATTATATATCCAGAAAGACTATAAAATTATTATTTATAAAAGAGGGTGCACTCAATTGTGAAGTGCACCCTCTTTTATAAAGTACTTCAGTTTAATTTGACAGATACTTCGTTTTTATAAACAATTTAATAATAAATCATTGGGATATTCACATTTTACACTATTTTTGTAAGAGAGACAATATACCCAAATAAGTAATCTTATTAATAACCTATTATTTACGCTAAATATCCGATGCAAATTATTGAAAAATATTTTCCGAATCTAAACGAAAATCAAAAATCCCAATTCGCAACCTTAGACGAACTATATAAAGACTGGAATAGTAAAATCAACGTTATTTCCCGTAAAGATATAGACAATCTATATACCCACCATATATTGCATTCTTTAGGAATAGCAAAAATTATACAATTTACTCCCGAAAGTGCAATAATGGATGTAGGTACTGGAGGAGGATTTCCCGGAATACCTCTGGCTATTTTATTTCCCGAATGCAAATTTCATTTATTAGATCGTATCGGAAAAAAGGTTAAAGTCGCTTCAGAAATAGCACAATCCATCGGACTGCAAAACGTGACATGCAGACATTGTGGAGTAGAAGAAGAAAAAAGCGAGTTCGACTTTGTCGTAAGTCGCGCTGTCATGCCATTAAATGATCTAATGAAACTTATTCGCAAAAATATCCGAAAAAAGCAACAAAATGCAATGCCTAACGGTCTGATTTGCTTAAAAGGAGGAGAACTTCAAAACGAAGTAGCACCATTTAAAAAGATTTCGATCGTGTACAATTTGAAAGAAT contains:
- the rsmG gene encoding 16S rRNA (guanine(527)-N(7))-methyltransferase RsmG, which codes for MQIIEKYFPNLNENQKSQFATLDELYKDWNSKINVISRKDIDNLYTHHILHSLGIAKIIQFTPESAIMDVGTGGGFPGIPLAILFPECKFHLLDRIGKKVKVASEIAQSIGLQNVTCRHCGVEEEKSEFDFVVSRAVMPLNDLMKLIRKNIRKKQQNAMPNGLICLKGGELQNEVAPFKKISIVYNLKEYFKEEYFDTKKVVYVPVHK